In Betaproteobacteria bacterium, the genomic stretch GAACCAGGCGCCTTGTCGCGCGTCGCGGGACTGTTCTCCGCCCGTGGCTACAACATCGAGTCGCTCACCGTCGCGCCGACCGAGGATCCGACGATGTCGCGCATGACCATCGTCACCAGCGGCTCGGACGACGTGATCGAGCAGATCAACAAGCAGCTCAACAAGCTGGTGGACGTGGTCAAGGTCATCGACCTGTCCGAGGGCGAGCACATCGAGCGCGAGCTCATGCTGGTGAAGGTGCGTGCCGTGGGCAAGGACAGAGAGGAAATGAAGCGCATGGCCGACATCTTCCGCGGCCGCATCATCGACGTCTCCGACCGCGACTACACCATCGAGCTCACCGGTAGCGGCTCGAAGCTCGACGCGTTTCTCAAGGCGGTGTCGCGCGACGCGATCCTGGAGACCGTTCGCACCGGCGCCTCCGGCATCGGCCGCGGCGATCGTGTACTGAAGCTCTAGTATGGTGAATCGTAAATTCGTCGTAATTCGTCGTTCCCGCGCAAGCGGGAATCCAGAACGAGACTCCACCTGGACCCCCGCGTTCGCGGGGGTGACGAACTTCTGACTCGGGACTAGCGGCTCGGCGTTCATGCGGCGCACGAGCGCCGGCCCGGGTCCGATCATCAAAGGGGAAACCATGAAGGTGTACTACGACAAGGATGCCGACCTTTCGCTGATCCGCGGCAAGAAGGTCACCATCATCGGCTACGGCTCGCAAGGCCATGCGCACGCCAACAACCTGAAGGATTCGGGCGTCAAGGTGACCGTGGGGCTGCGCAAGGGCGGCGCCTCCTGGGACAAGGCGAAGAAGGCCGGCATTGCCGTCAAGGCGGTCGGCGATGCGGTCAAGGGCGCCGACCTGGTGATGATCCTGCTGCCCGACGAGCATCATGCCGACGTCTACCGGCAGGAGATCGAGCCGAACATCCGCAAAGGCGCGACACTGGCCTTCGCGCACGGCTTCAACATCCACTTCCAGCAGATCGAGCCGCGCAAGGACCTCGACGTGGTGATGATCGCGCCCAAGGGCCCGGGGCACCTGGTGCGTTCGACCTACGTGCAGGGCGGCGGCGTGCCTTCGCTCATCGCGGTGTATCAGGATGCGAGCGGACGGGCGCGCGATCTGGCGTTGTCGTACGCGGCAGCGATCGGCGCGGCCCGAGCGGGCGTGATCGAAACGACGTTTCGCGAGGAATGCGAGACCGATCTCTTCGGCGAGCAGGTGGTGCTTTGCGGCGGACTCACCGCGCTCATTCAGTCGGGCTACGAAACGCTGGTCGAAGCCGGCTATGCGCCCGAGATGGCGTACTTCGAATGCCTGCACGAGGTGAAGCTGATCGTCGACCTGATCTACGAAGGCGGGCTCGCCAACATGCGCTACTCGGTCTCGAACACCGCCGAGTATGGCGACTTCACGCGCGGCCCGCGCATCATCGACGATCGCACGCGCGAGGAGATGCGCAGGATCTTGAAGGAGATCCAGTCGGGGCAGTTCGCGCGCGAGTTCATTCTGGAAAACCGCGCCGGCACGCCGACTCTGAAAGCATTGCGGCGCATGTCGGCCGAGCACGATCTGGAGAAGGTCGGAACGAAGCTGCGCGACATGATGCCGTGGATCAAGCAGAACCGGCTGGTCGACAAGTCGCGCAACTGATGCACCGGTCGCGACCGCAGCCTTTCGGCAGCGCTGCCTGACGGCATACCCATGGCTGCGGGCGGCTCGCTCTATCCCCATCCCGTCCTCGCCCGCGAGGGCTGGGTTTTCATCGCACTGTCGGTCCTGGTCGCGGCCGCAGTCGCCGGGCTCGCCGGCTGGGCCTGGTCGATCCCGCTGTGGCTCGTGGCGGTGTTCATCATCCAGTTCTTCCGCGATCCGGCACGCACCCCGCCGCCGGGCGAGAACCTCGTGCTCGCGCCCGCCGATGGCCGCATCGTTTCGGTCGAGCGCACTCACGATCCGTATCTGAAGCGCGACGCGGTGCGCCTGTCGGTGTTCATGAATATCTTCAACGTGCACTCCAATCGCAGTCCGGTCGACGGCGCGGTGCGCGAGATCTGGTACTCGGCGGGTACCTTCCTGAACGCCGCGCTCGACAAGGCATCGACCGGCAACGAGCGCAACGCCCTGTGGCTGCGAACCGAGCGTGGCGTCGACGTGACCTGCGTTCAGGTCGCGGGTCTGATCGCGCGCCGCATCCTGTGCTACGTCGAGCCGGGAACGCAGTTGCGCCGCGGCGAGCGCTTCGGTTTCATTCGCTTCGGCTCGCGTGTCGACGTCTACCTGCCCGTGGACGCCGCGCCGCGCGCCCGCGTCGGCGACACGGTGTATGCGGGTGCCAGCGTGCTGGCCGAATTGCGTTAGCGAGCCTCCTGAGAATGCCTCACAGCTCGCTCCCTCACCCCCAACCCCTCTCCCAGAGGGAGAGGGGAGCGTCCAGCGGTAAGCGGTTTGTCAACCGCTTACCGGATCGTCAATAGGCGCCCATGGAGCCCTATCCGCCGCCTGGCCGTCACCGCGGGTTGCTGAAGAACCGGTTTCGCCGTCACGGCATCTACTGGCTGCCGAACCTGATCACCTCCGGCGCCATGTTCGCCGGCTTCTACGCCATCGTGCAGGCGATGAACGGCCGCTTCGAGCTGGCGGCGATGGCGATCTTCGTCGCGATGGTGCTGGACGGGCTCGATGGCCGCGTCGCCCGCTTCACGCGCACTCAAAGCGCATTCGGCGTCGAATACGACAGCTTGTCCGACATGGTGTCGTTCGGGCTCGCGCCCGCATTGATCGCCTATGTCTGGGCGCTGCAGGTCATGGGGCGGCTCGGCTGGGTCGCCGCGTTCGTCTATTGCCTCGGGGCGGCGCTGCGGCTCGCGCGCTTCAACACCCAGGTCGAAGTCGCCGACAAGCGCTTCTTCCAGGGCATGCCGAGCCCGGCTGCCGCGTGTCTGGTCGCGGGGCTGGTGTGGGCCATGAACGAGTACCAGATTCAGGGCCGGGACATCCGCTGGCTCGCCTGGAGCGTGACCCTCTTCGCCGGGCTCACGATGGTGAGCAACGTGCCGTATTACAGCGGCAAGGACATCAACCTGCGCAAGAGCGTGCCGTTCTGGGTGGTGGTCGTCATCGCCTTCACCATCGGCATCGTGGTGTCGTTCGCCAATACGCTGCCGGAGTTGCTGTTCGGCCTGTCGGTTTCGTACGCTGCTTCCGGCTACGTATACGGGACGATGCGCTACCTGGAGCGGCGGCGGGCGTCCCGGCGCCAGATCCCGCCCAATTCCGGAACGGGTGGGCCCGGGTCGGACGGTACCTGAGCGCATTGCGGCTCGCGCATCGATCGGTGCTGCTCGACGCGCTGGGGTAGCGGCGAAAAGTGGAAATGTGCGCTCGATGGACTTCGACTTGCCAAACCACGCCCGGCGTCATATAGTCGGCCGCATGATATTCAGCAGGCCCATGTTCTTCGTGTCTTGCCTGGCCAACGTCCTGTTGGGCAGCCTGCTGCTGCGCCTCGCGCGCTAAATACTCCAACCCCCATCGCAGTTAGTCGTCCGCTCCGGTTGCTTCGGCACCCGGGGACCCATAATCTATGCCGGCTCATGCCCGTGTCAGCGCGGTCGCATGCCGGGCCTCTAGACGGAGACAGCCATGAAAGAGCGTTTGATCATTTTCGACACCACTATGCGCGACGGCGAGCAAAGCCCGGGCGCCTCCATGACACGCGAGGAGAAGCTGCGCATCGGCCGCCACCTGGAGCGCATGCGGGTCGACGTGATCGAAGCCGGCTTTCCCGCGGCCAGCGACGGCGACTTCGAGTCGGTGCGTGCGGTGGCGGCCGCAGTGAAGGACAGTACGGTGTGCGGCCTGGCCCGCGCCAACGAGCTGGACGTGCGCCGTTGCGGCGAAGCGGTGCGTCCGGCCCGTTCGCCGCGCATCCACACCTTCCTTGCGACCAGCCCGATCCACATGGAAAAGAAGCTGCGCATGGAGCCTTCGCAGGTGGTCGAACAGGCGGTGCGCTCGGTGCGCTGGGCGCGCGAGTACACCGACAACGTCGAGTTCTCGCCCGAGGACGCGGGCCGTTCCGACATCGACTTCCTCTGCCGCATCCTCGAGCGCGTGATCGACGCGGGCGCGACCACCATCAACGTTCCCGACACCGTCGGCTACACGCTGCCGGAGCATTTCGGGCAGCTGATCCGTTCGCTGCGCGAACGGATTCCGAATTCCGACAAGGTCGTGTGGTCGGTGCACTGCCACAACGACCTCGGGCTCGCGGTCGCCAATTCGCTGTCGGCGATCCTCGCCGGCGCACGCCAGGTCGAATGCACGGTGAACGGCCTCGGTGAACGCGCGGGCAACGCTTCGCTGGAAGAAATCGTGATGGCGGTGCGCACGCGCCAGGATGT encodes the following:
- the ilvN gene encoding acetolactate synthase small subunit → MRHIISVLLENEPGALSRVAGLFSARGYNIESLTVAPTEDPTMSRMTIVTSGSDDVIEQINKQLNKLVDVVKVIDLSEGEHIERELMLVKVRAVGKDREEMKRMADIFRGRIIDVSDRDYTIELTGSGSKLDAFLKAVSRDAILETVRTGASGIGRGDRVLKL
- the ilvC gene encoding ketol-acid reductoisomerase, coding for MKVYYDKDADLSLIRGKKVTIIGYGSQGHAHANNLKDSGVKVTVGLRKGGASWDKAKKAGIAVKAVGDAVKGADLVMILLPDEHHADVYRQEIEPNIRKGATLAFAHGFNIHFQQIEPRKDLDVVMIAPKGPGHLVRSTYVQGGGVPSLIAVYQDASGRARDLALSYAAAIGAARAGVIETTFREECETDLFGEQVVLCGGLTALIQSGYETLVEAGYAPEMAYFECLHEVKLIVDLIYEGGLANMRYSVSNTAEYGDFTRGPRIIDDRTREEMRRILKEIQSGQFAREFILENRAGTPTLKALRRMSAEHDLEKVGTKLRDMMPWIKQNRLVDKSRN
- a CDS encoding phosphatidylserine decarboxylase, giving the protein MAAGGSLYPHPVLAREGWVFIALSVLVAAAVAGLAGWAWSIPLWLVAVFIIQFFRDPARTPPPGENLVLAPADGRIVSVERTHDPYLKRDAVRLSVFMNIFNVHSNRSPVDGAVREIWYSAGTFLNAALDKASTGNERNALWLRTERGVDVTCVQVAGLIARRILCYVEPGTQLRRGERFGFIRFGSRVDVYLPVDAAPRARVGDTVYAGASVLAELR
- the pssA gene encoding CDP-diacylglycerol--serine O-phosphatidyltransferase, which encodes MEPYPPPGRHRGLLKNRFRRHGIYWLPNLITSGAMFAGFYAIVQAMNGRFELAAMAIFVAMVLDGLDGRVARFTRTQSAFGVEYDSLSDMVSFGLAPALIAYVWALQVMGRLGWVAAFVYCLGAALRLARFNTQVEVADKRFFQGMPSPAAACLVAGLVWAMNEYQIQGRDIRWLAWSVTLFAGLTMVSNVPYYSGKDINLRKSVPFWVVVVIAFTIGIVVSFANTLPELLFGLSVSYAASGYVYGTMRYLERRRASRRQIPPNSGTGGPGSDGT